AAGATTTGTTGGAATTAAGCTTTTCGCTTTAATTATATTTTAGCTTATCGATTTACTCCTCAGCTAGGTCTGAAAACAATCTCATCCTTATTAGCGGGATTAAGTTTAATTGTGATATTTTTTGTATTTTTGAAGTTAACCTCTAGAAGTTTTCCTGCTAATGGATTTTCTATCTGTCTTCTCAGTTCCCTGCTAAGCGGCCTAGCACCATATTCAGGTTCAAAAGAATCGTTTGCGATTTTATTAATAACTTTTTTGTCTATAGTGATATTTATTTTCTGTTCAAGAAGTAGGTTTTTTAAATCTTCTGTTTGAAGAATAATAATTTTTTGAAGCTCATTAATAGATAATGGATCAAACTTTACTACTTCATCAATTCTATTTAAAAATTCTGGTCTAAAAAAAGAAGACAATGTATTACTAATAGAATCATTTAGAGATTGTTTATCTTTTTCTGACTTTTCCTCACTTTTGGAAATCTTTTGTGAATACTCCAGTATAGATTTACCAGCTAGGTTACTTGTCATAATGATTACGGTATTTTTGAAGTCTACTGTCCTTCCTTGAGAGTCAGTTAATCTTCCTTCATCTAAGACTTGTAAAAGGATATTAAAAACTTCTGTATGTGCTTTTTCTATCTCATCAAGAAGTATTACTGAATAGGGTTTACGTCTTACAGCTTCAGTTAATTGACCGCCCTCTTCATAACCAACGTAACCTGGAGGAGCACCTAAAAGTCTTGCTACTGCATTTTTCTCCATATATTCACTCATATCTAATCTTAAGAGTGCGTCTTCTTCATCAAATAAAGCTGTTGCAAGAGATTTTGCTAATTCTGTTTTGCCAACACCTGTAGGACCCATAAATAAAAAAGATCCAATAGGTCTTTTAGGGCTTTTCATGCCAACGCGAGCTCTTCTAATTGCAGCAGAAACAGCTTCTATAGCTTTTTCTTGTCCAATAACTTTTTCACTTAGTTCTGTTTCTAGATTCACTAATTTTTTACGTTCATTTGAGACAACTTTAGAAATTGGAATACCTGTAATTTTTGATACAACATCAGCAATATCATCAGGCTCAACTTGATATTTAAAAGGAAAATTTCTATTTTTCTTTATTTTTTTAAAGTTCCCTTCAACTTTTTGTATTTCATTCTTAATTTCACTTAATTCTTCTTGAAGTTTTTCTAAAAAATCTAGATCATTTTCAATCTCGCGATTTGATTTATCTTTAATTTGTTTGGTTAGTTTATCTTCTTCTTTCATCAAAATAGATAATTGTTCCATTTCCTTGCGTAAATTATTCCAATTATCGAAAAGAACGTTCAATTTTTCCTCTGATTGTTGTCTCATATTCAAAAGTTTTTCTTGAGCTTCGATATTTTCTCCTTGCAAATTATTCAGTTTTGCATCAATAGTATAGAGTTTGTTTTCTTGTTGGAGAATTATTTGAGGCTTATTATTAGAATCGATTTTTAACTGTGCAGCTGCTTCATCAATTAAATCTATGGCTTTATCAGGAAGACATTTATCGCTGATGTATCTGTCGGCCAATTTTGCGGAATAGTTTACAGCCTCTTCAGAAATTCTTATGCCATGATGTGATTCATATTTCTTTTTGATACCTTGAAGTATTTTTGCGCTCAATTCTACTGAAGGTTCATTAACAG
This region of Prochlorococcus sp. MIT 0604 genomic DNA includes:
- a CDS encoding ATP-dependent Clp protease ATP-binding subunit, whose protein sequence is MRETLTSSPELFSDISWNLLLLGEETAKKWDHSEFNIEHIIHTLFSSSEFFAFIEKLSIDQDTVLDITEDFLEETPTNESDIFTIGEDLEILLDNANQIKIQWGSRLIEIPHLLIALGRDLRIGNYVFEEGNLSMEKLEEELKFYPIINQSQDSYDYKNVIEINNQSNFESNKETLVKEEKFEKAIVTLPKSELQIETKKQVGKDDNALSIYGKDLTESAKKGLLDPVIGRENEINNLMRVLCRRNKNNPILIGNPGVGKTSIAKLLAQLIVDKKVPDSLKDLKIISLDLGALVSGTKFRGQLEERLSLIMQELNNPSQGMILFVDEIHSILSSDRSSTDISNILKPLLAEGELRCIGTTTPEKFRENIEKDQALNNCFQKIAVNEPSVELSAKILQGIKKKYESHHGIRISEEAVNYSAKLADRYISDKCLPDKAIDLIDEAAAQLKIDSNNKPQIILQQENKLYTIDAKLNNLQGENIEAQEKLLNMRQQSEEKLNVLFDNWNNLRKEMEQLSILMKEEDKLTKQIKDKSNREIENDLDFLEKLQEELSEIKNEIQKVEGNFKKIKKNRNFPFKYQVEPDDIADVVSKITGIPISKVVSNERKKLVNLETELSEKVIGQEKAIEAVSAAIRRARVGMKSPKRPIGSFLFMGPTGVGKTELAKSLATALFDEEDALLRLDMSEYMEKNAVARLLGAPPGYVGYEEGGQLTEAVRRKPYSVILLDEIEKAHTEVFNILLQVLDEGRLTDSQGRTVDFKNTVIIMTSNLAGKSILEYSQKISKSEEKSEKDKQSLNDSISNTLSSFFRPEFLNRIDEVVKFDPLSINELQKIIILQTEDLKNLLLEQKINITIDKKVINKIANDSFEPEYGARPLSRELRRQIENPLAGKLLEVNFKNTKNITIKLNPANKDEIVFRPS